From one Thalassoglobus sp. JC818 genomic stretch:
- a CDS encoding ArsI/CadI family heavy metal resistance metalloenzyme, with translation MTSLSDSPVTFHISVNVSDIDRSVVFFSKVFNTPPAKHQRDYAKFELQNPPMTFSLEPINPTDRGTLNHLGFKFQSAEELVAVQRRLEIAGIRSEREEGVECCYSRQTKFWLHDPDGTLWEMYILEGDIEHRGAGQSADSVMGTDVPPQLASNSMACDVPGPERASRWQHRLGSPLEIPVDYAEASLDNVALQGTFNGPDTEGQLEPFLKSAATALKPGGTLYIHCLTADRHLDEVPELPGPASVVKSVPCLNSLIDAIEIAGLSSVRLTTYRPRACFTAGDAELRETKIEAIKPVNNHAEMVPVVFRGPFPEIKLDSEDVLRRGRRTELPRGVVDELKTTPMGDLIVVLEAATSPISWTA, from the coding sequence ATGACATCTCTCTCAGACAGTCCAGTCACTTTTCATATCTCCGTGAATGTGTCCGACATCGATCGTTCCGTCGTCTTCTTCAGCAAGGTGTTCAACACGCCGCCCGCTAAACATCAGCGAGACTATGCAAAATTCGAGCTGCAGAATCCGCCGATGACATTTTCTCTGGAGCCCATCAACCCGACTGACCGTGGTACGCTCAATCACTTGGGATTCAAGTTCCAGAGCGCGGAGGAACTCGTGGCTGTTCAGCGTCGATTAGAAATTGCCGGGATCCGCAGTGAGCGGGAAGAAGGAGTCGAGTGCTGTTATTCACGGCAAACCAAGTTCTGGCTGCATGACCCTGATGGAACCCTCTGGGAAATGTACATTCTGGAAGGGGACATTGAGCATCGTGGCGCGGGGCAAAGTGCAGACTCGGTCATGGGAACCGACGTGCCGCCTCAACTTGCTTCAAACTCGATGGCCTGTGATGTGCCTGGTCCAGAGAGAGCCTCACGATGGCAACACCGTCTGGGAAGTCCGCTAGAGATTCCGGTAGATTACGCGGAGGCCTCACTGGATAACGTCGCATTGCAGGGCACATTCAACGGACCCGATACGGAAGGCCAACTTGAACCGTTTCTCAAGTCTGCCGCGACAGCCCTGAAACCAGGCGGAACTTTGTACATTCATTGCCTGACAGCGGATCGACACCTTGACGAGGTCCCTGAACTACCGGGGCCAGCATCCGTCGTGAAATCGGTTCCCTGCCTCAACAGCCTGATTGATGCTATCGAGATAGCTGGACTCAGTTCTGTTCGCCTCACGACCTATCGTCCCCGCGCTTGTTTCACAGCTGGCGACGCCGAGTTGCGAGAGACAAAGATCGAAGCCATTAAGCCTGTGAACAATCATGCGGAGATGGTCCCGGTTGTTTTCCGTGGTCCGTTTCCCGAAATCAAGCTGGATTCCGAGGACGTTCTGCGACGTGGACGTCGAACAGAACTTCCGCGTGGAGTTGTCGATGAACTGAAAACAACACCGATGGGTGATCTGATCGTTGTACTGGAGGCTGCCACATCTCCGATCTCGTGGACGGCGTGA